The following are encoded in a window of Phormidium ambiguum IAM M-71 genomic DNA:
- a CDS encoding methyl-accepting chemotaxis protein, giving the protein MPFSTHTQKYQEAQTAYMQGKDEEAAEIVDQLVSEFPEEPSIRLLRGHIYCNLGQYDTAREQYEYVLTLTDNPEYVDYANSGLAYLSECENSSASNGATPEMDYGEDYQNEENQEWNQYDRATLASDFGLDDLGLDDIDDIPSMPSDYQTGNGSAQFEHDNPFGTNHAQSNGYDNGNGADAGGMFVDPFAVDSQEQAYFDEESTEVSSGWFAPDPNQEDNYDPNQEDNYYVEESETNNYSFAPDSTYSNEVSFDSQADAFDQGYGNEFNDAELGEYDSPELAYFDEEESPAWSNSQPTLPDQIPISSQRNSRSIPPRGVIGDDETILLGNELASSNDEIDAFDVAFGEENDDDANFAMPFSGSDQQQVHHDILQEFDEFDDDLENLPNFENLEDSASLAPPHTGSFGLTGGIPTGGMRSDINDAGDRSAFGYDDNFPTTEAPIFVPQSGSGSTEPTVTVEQGWLAPFENAPIGQKRTISAVVVGIVSAISVAAISLGSQVAFRPTDKESLTQMQFTGLAMAGVAGVVGFGTSMLVGGLMDRQIRRQTVNLQEQFDSVSLGNLSAQATVYSEDELGRLAAAFNQMTRIMLTQTSEAQRKAEEQEQAKEDLQRQVIRLLDDVEGAARGDLTVQAEVTADVLGAVADSFNLTIQNLREIVVKVIEAAKQVNKGASENEKFARQLSADALRQAEELAVTLNQVQGMTEMIARVADSAAEAEKVGRSASAMARKGGDAVERTVGSILGIRETVAETTRKVKRLAESSQEIAKIVALIAAIASRTNLLALNASIEAARAGEAGRGFAIVADEVRQLADRSAKALKEIEQIVLQIQSETSSVMMAMEEGTQQVIEGTKVAEQAKRSLDDIIQVSNQIDVLVRSITADTVQQTQAAHNVAQVVQSVELTAQETSQEAQRVSGQLQNLVGVARNLLTSVERFRVEASDR; this is encoded by the coding sequence ATGCCATTTAGCACACACACACAGAAATACCAGGAAGCTCAAACAGCATATATGCAGGGGAAAGACGAGGAAGCGGCAGAAATTGTCGATCAACTCGTCTCGGAGTTCCCGGAAGAACCAAGTATCCGGTTACTCCGAGGTCATATTTATTGCAACCTGGGACAATATGACACGGCTAGGGAACAGTATGAATATGTGCTGACCCTGACAGATAATCCAGAATATGTTGATTACGCCAACAGCGGTTTAGCTTACTTGAGTGAATGTGAAAATTCCTCAGCCAGCAATGGCGCGACTCCAGAAATGGATTATGGAGAGGATTATCAAAACGAAGAAAATCAGGAATGGAATCAATACGATCGCGCTACTCTAGCCAGCGATTTTGGCTTAGATGACTTAGGGTTGGACGATATTGACGATATTCCTTCCATGCCCTCAGACTATCAAACAGGCAACGGTAGCGCCCAATTTGAGCATGATAACCCCTTTGGCACAAATCATGCCCAGAGCAATGGTTACGATAACGGCAATGGTGCTGATGCTGGGGGAATGTTTGTCGATCCCTTCGCAGTTGATTCTCAAGAACAAGCATACTTCGATGAAGAATCAACAGAAGTTTCTTCAGGATGGTTCGCTCCCGATCCAAATCAGGAAGATAATTATGATCCAAATCAGGAAGATAATTATTATGTAGAAGAATCAGAAACCAATAACTACTCATTTGCTCCTGATTCTACTTATAGTAATGAAGTATCTTTTGATTCCCAAGCAGATGCTTTTGACCAAGGATATGGCAACGAATTTAACGATGCAGAATTAGGAGAATACGACAGTCCAGAACTGGCATATTTTGATGAAGAAGAATCTCCGGCTTGGTCAAATTCGCAACCAACACTTCCCGATCAAATACCAATTTCTAGTCAGAGAAATTCTCGATCGATTCCACCTAGAGGTGTGATTGGTGATGATGAAACTATTTTACTAGGTAATGAACTAGCATCAAGTAATGACGAAATAGATGCCTTTGATGTGGCATTTGGGGAAGAAAATGACGATGATGCAAATTTTGCGATGCCATTTTCTGGCTCAGATCAACAACAAGTTCATCATGATATTCTGCAAGAATTCGATGAATTTGATGATGATTTAGAAAATCTACCTAATTTTGAAAATCTGGAAGATTCAGCGAGTTTAGCACCACCCCACACGGGTTCTTTTGGTTTAACTGGGGGAATTCCTACAGGTGGAATGCGATCGGATATCAATGATGCAGGCGATCGCTCAGCCTTTGGTTACGATGATAACTTCCCCACCACCGAAGCACCAATATTTGTCCCCCAATCAGGCAGCGGGAGCACCGAACCAACCGTCACCGTAGAACAAGGTTGGTTAGCACCCTTTGAAAATGCCCCCATAGGCCAAAAACGCACCATCTCCGCAGTCGTAGTCGGTATTGTCTCGGCAATTTCTGTAGCGGCAATTAGTTTGGGTTCCCAAGTCGCTTTTCGTCCCACAGATAAAGAAAGCCTTACCCAAATGCAATTTACAGGCTTGGCAATGGCAGGAGTCGCCGGAGTTGTGGGTTTTGGTACTTCCATGCTGGTGGGAGGATTGATGGATCGACAAATTCGTCGCCAAACCGTCAATTTGCAAGAGCAATTTGATTCGGTTTCTCTGGGCAATTTGTCCGCGCAAGCCACAGTTTACTCGGAAGATGAATTGGGCAGATTAGCCGCAGCATTTAACCAAATGACGCGGATTATGCTAACTCAAACCAGTGAAGCTCAACGGAAAGCGGAAGAACAAGAACAGGCAAAAGAAGATTTGCAACGGCAAGTAATTCGGTTGCTGGACGATGTAGAAGGAGCCGCTAGAGGTGACTTAACTGTTCAAGCGGAAGTAACGGCTGACGTTTTGGGTGCGGTGGCTGACTCATTTAACTTGACGATTCAAAACCTGCGGGAAATCGTGGTTAAGGTAATTGAAGCCGCTAAGCAAGTTAACAAAGGTGCTTCGGAAAACGAGAAATTTGCTCGTCAACTCTCGGCTGATGCTTTGCGCCAAGCAGAGGAATTGGCTGTCACCTTAAATCAGGTGCAAGGGATGACGGAAATGATTGCTAGGGTTGCCGATAGTGCGGCTGAGGCAGAAAAAGTAGGGCGTTCGGCTTCGGCAATGGCTCGCAAGGGTGGTGACGCGGTAGAACGGACTGTGGGCAGTATTTTGGGGATTCGGGAAACTGTGGCGGAAACTACCCGCAAGGTGAAACGGTTGGCGGAGTCTTCCCAGGAAATTGCCAAGATTGTGGCTTTGATTGCAGCGATCGCATCTCGAACCAATTTGTTAGCATTAAACGCTAGCATTGAAGCAGCAAGAGCAGGCGAAGCGGGTCGGGGTTTCGCAATTGTGGCTGATGAAGTGCGACAATTGGCAGATCGATCGGCAAAAGCACTCAAAGAAATTGAGCAAATCGTTTTGCAAATTCAAAGCGAAACTAGCTCGGTAATGATGGCAATGGAAGAAGGTACTCAGCAGGTAATTGAAGGCACAAAAGTTGCTGAGCAAGCGAAGCGGAGTTTGGATGACATTATTCAAGTGTCTAACCAAATTGATGTTTTGGTGCGATCGATTACTGCCGACACAGTTCAGCAAACCCAAGCGGCGCACAACGTCGCCCAGGTGGTGCAATCTGTGGAACTTACCGCCCAAGAAACCTCCCAAGAAGCACAACGGGTGTCAGGACAACTCCAAAATCTGGTGGGTGTGGCACGCAATTTGTTAACTTCTGTAGAGCGTTTCCGTGTGGAAGCGAGCGATCGCTAA
- a CDS encoding response regulator: protein MLPEQQQRILGYFIEEAKDHLNTIEQGLLTLQATINDRELLKEVYRAAHSVKGGAGMLSLHSIQKTSHLLEDCFKLLEESPVKVDQKLESLFWRVFDALKELLEQLQGPFGLTEDVANSLMASVEPVSNELRQHLENLVSASAGKATATKQRDSQQELLLATFKQDVMEQLRQMLQLFKPPAWPNSRTQLEGCCESLAQMGNKFELSAWCSLLETAKSAIANEENTCQALAPVVIKEIKSAQELVLSGKAGEICIGEQLQALLPVTLPVQEEEINFEDLFSDDLDDSAVSPDTDFDFAAASDSQEVEPDLFAETLEFSEPETSTTKANFGRGGRATRSIADHTPRMDSPEHPADAKFSDRHGLEVGVPDLNALADLFQDVGDLDDNWQEEETFSDTTVEPVGLETAIDLETESEFADLFDNISDETQTTDEELLDFFNDDFDDSTNSTDLNDLGLKDDSVETEDNLTELFADLPEESINWEEVTEIPDANLTSPNDSFDAGEPDNLTDLFGETTLETENENWQLSNEENLPSDNYLELPNLETPADLDWETATAATTTIDDFNSAAQPEAEFDLAILFDEEEAELLEIDDETSITNESALTNDFGFAEVADNEPLTGEFDFAANDEFWSDEAPASTTANDIDLFSLEETTDTQPDEFSDFALESNQETTGAIEDLSLDGEWDLMEWEDSPATPTAKTENTQLDVFDPFVLDSSTSNQPTDSSGSVGDLFDLGSEDLGNLAPENINFDEDLFGSNLASPTTVSPIDEFTTHIQEFDNEIGAYLAEEPGMEWLNDNSSEASLDLFESPAPATEESFEFGNFEAELTPDSELAADNFLADTSEIDGFDWGAELTETIPETAAANDWQDFTAEGFDFDGLTAEAPENLAELPTEEGFDFDALTAEAPENLAELPIEEDFDFDALTAEEPENLAELSTEEDFDFDALTAEQTEEFGEINGLEANALELDAGGFDDFDLELPGELDAGDSAGDFDFAAEVSETDDFGDLAAMLNEEEAPAFDRSNGLAEFADLEAMLGEEESASTTTSDNSDDLDFGDLEAMLGDESPSVAKAAIPAVAATAAVAAVASQKSDDFNFDDLEKLVGEMDKKQGLPAPSKPRPSQSVAPKRPMTRGILEQTMKVPVKQMDNLSNLVGELVVNRNTLEQEQERLRQFLDNLLTQVQQLSDVGARMQDLYERSLLEASLLASRRRDRYYNSGFRSYDESDSNGNESSNNEHSNNVDYDPLEMDRFTSFHTISQEMIELIVRVRESTADIEFVTDETEQVSRQFRQVTTQLQEGLTRARMVPFGEIERIFPLIRYVREKAAEFGKQAEIKIEGRETLIDKLILEHFSDPLKHFVNNAIAHGIETPEVRQKAGKSPTGKITIKAFHQGNQTVISFSDDGAGINAERVKIKAIEKGLIPRNNAENMSRQELYQLIYHPGFSTKDEADLLSGKGVGMDVVLTSLSEIRGTITTDSNEGKGTVFTIRLPLTLSICKALCCLSDKARIAFPMDGVEDALDIPRDRIQINAEGKPCIPWRDTTLPFKPLSELLTYNRQLGRAGVYGGNKEEDVISIVVLRSPNNLIALQVDQVLGEQEIVIKQLEEPIPKPLGIAGATVQGDGRIMPIADVLELVDLSLGLIRNESGKFWDQDTNATLVPEQPKSDPTVLIIDDSITVRELLSMTFNKTGYRVEQARDGQEAWDKLKSGLPCDIIFCDIEMPRMDGLELLSRLQKDPELNHLPVAMLTSRGADKHRQMAIQLGASGYFTKPYLEDSLLDAASRMLKGEKLVSSNVSA from the coding sequence ATGCTGCCAGAACAACAACAGCGCATCCTGGGCTACTTTATTGAAGAAGCTAAAGACCACCTGAATACGATCGAGCAAGGTTTGCTCACCCTCCAAGCTACAATTAATGACCGGGAATTGTTAAAAGAAGTTTATCGCGCTGCTCACTCTGTAAAAGGGGGGGCAGGAATGCTGAGTTTACACAGCATTCAGAAAACTTCTCACCTTTTAGAAGATTGTTTTAAATTACTCGAAGAATCGCCAGTTAAAGTAGACCAGAAATTAGAATCTTTGTTCTGGCGAGTATTTGATGCACTTAAAGAATTATTAGAACAACTACAAGGGCCTTTTGGTTTAACAGAAGATGTTGCTAATAGTTTAATGGCATCAGTAGAGCCAGTTTCTAATGAATTGAGACAACATTTAGAGAATCTGGTGAGTGCTTCTGCGGGTAAAGCAACCGCAACTAAGCAAAGAGACTCGCAGCAAGAGTTGTTGCTCGCTACTTTCAAGCAAGATGTTATGGAACAGTTGCGGCAAATGTTGCAATTGTTTAAGCCCCCGGCTTGGCCGAACAGCCGCACCCAACTAGAAGGTTGCTGCGAGAGTTTGGCGCAGATGGGGAATAAGTTTGAATTGTCCGCTTGGTGTAGTTTACTGGAAACGGCAAAAAGTGCGATCGCTAACGAAGAAAACACCTGCCAAGCTCTGGCACCAGTCGTAATTAAAGAAATTAAATCAGCACAAGAGCTAGTTTTGTCAGGCAAAGCCGGAGAAATTTGCATTGGCGAACAATTGCAAGCACTGTTGCCTGTGACTTTACCTGTCCAAGAAGAAGAAATAAACTTCGAGGATTTATTCTCAGACGATTTAGACGATTCCGCAGTTAGTCCAGACACAGATTTTGATTTTGCCGCTGCTTCCGACTCCCAGGAAGTAGAGCCAGACTTGTTTGCAGAAACATTAGAATTTAGTGAGCCAGAGACATCAACAACTAAAGCGAATTTCGGGAGAGGAGGACGAGCAACTAGATCGATCGCAGACCATACCCCCCGGATGGATTCGCCCGAACACCCAGCCGATGCCAAATTTAGCGATCGACATGGCCTAGAGGTAGGAGTCCCAGACCTCAACGCCCTAGCAGACCTATTTCAGGATGTCGGAGACCTCGATGACAACTGGCAAGAAGAAGAAACATTTAGCGATACTACAGTTGAACCAGTAGGTTTAGAAACTGCGATCGATTTAGAAACAGAAAGTGAATTTGCTGACCTATTTGATAATATTTCTGATGAAACCCAAACAACAGATGAAGAACTCTTAGATTTCTTCAATGATGACTTTGACGACTCAACTAACAGCACAGATTTAAACGATCTTGGTTTAAAAGATGATTCAGTAGAAACAGAAGATAATCTTACCGAATTATTTGCTGATTTACCAGAAGAATCAATAAATTGGGAAGAAGTTACAGAAATTCCTGACGCAAATTTAACATCCCCCAATGATTCATTTGATGCCGGAGAACCAGACAATCTCACAGATTTATTTGGGGAAACAACACTAGAAACAGAAAATGAAAATTGGCAACTTAGTAACGAAGAAAATTTGCCTTCAGACAACTATTTAGAATTGCCAAATTTAGAAACCCCAGCAGATTTAGATTGGGAAACTGCAACGGCAGCAACAACCACAATCGACGACTTTAATTCCGCTGCTCAACCCGAAGCAGAATTCGATTTAGCTATTCTATTTGATGAAGAAGAAGCAGAGTTATTAGAAATTGATGATGAAACTTCTATAACAAATGAATCAGCATTAACTAATGATTTTGGATTTGCCGAAGTTGCCGACAATGAACCTTTAACAGGTGAGTTTGATTTTGCCGCTAATGATGAATTTTGGAGTGATGAAGCACCAGCCAGCACCACCGCCAACGATATTGACTTATTTAGTTTAGAGGAAACAACTGATACTCAACCGGATGAATTTAGTGATTTTGCTCTAGAAAGTAATCAAGAAACAACTGGTGCAATAGAAGATTTATCCTTAGATGGCGAATGGGATTTAATGGAATGGGAGGATTCCCCAGCAACACCAACAGCAAAAACTGAAAATACCCAGCTTGATGTTTTCGATCCCTTTGTTTTAGATAGTTCAACTAGTAACCAACCAACAGATAGTAGTGGAAGTGTTGGCGATCTGTTTGATTTGGGAAGCGAAGATTTAGGCAATTTAGCTCCCGAAAACATCAATTTTGATGAAGATTTATTCGGTTCAAATTTAGCTAGTCCAACAACTGTATCGCCAATAGATGAATTTACAACTCACATCCAAGAATTCGACAACGAAATTGGTGCTTATTTGGCAGAAGAACCGGGAATGGAATGGTTAAATGATAACTCTTCCGAAGCATCTTTGGACTTGTTTGAATCACCTGCACCAGCAACCGAAGAAAGTTTTGAATTCGGCAATTTTGAAGCAGAATTAACTCCTGATTCAGAATTAGCAGCAGATAATTTTTTGGCAGATACTTCTGAGATTGATGGGTTTGATTGGGGTGCGGAATTAACCGAAACAATCCCAGAAACAGCAGCAGCTAATGATTGGCAAGATTTCACAGCAGAAGGGTTTGATTTTGACGGTTTAACTGCGGAAGCACCGGAAAATTTAGCAGAATTACCGACAGAAGAAGGGTTTGATTTTGACGCTTTAACTGCGGAAGCACCGGAAAATTTAGCAGAGTTACCGATAGAAGAAGATTTTGATTTTGATGCTTTAACTGCGGAAGAACCAGAAAATTTAGCAGAGTTATCCACAGAAGAAGATTTTGATTTTGATGCTTTAACTGCGGAACAAACTGAAGAATTTGGTGAGATTAATGGGTTAGAAGCTAATGCTTTAGAACTTGATGCTGGTGGTTTTGATGATTTTGATTTGGAACTACCAGGAGAATTAGATGCTGGAGATAGTGCTGGCGATTTTGATTTTGCTGCTGAGGTTAGCGAAACAGATGATTTTGGCGATTTAGCGGCAATGTTGAATGAGGAAGAAGCGCCTGCATTCGATCGAAGTAATGGTCTTGCCGAGTTTGCCGATTTAGAGGCAATGTTGGGTGAGGAAGAATCTGCAAGTACTACTACATCAGATAATTCTGATGATTTAGATTTTGGGGATTTAGAAGCTATGCTGGGTGATGAATCGCCAAGTGTAGCTAAGGCGGCGATTCCCGCAGTAGCGGCGACGGCGGCGGTAGCAGCAGTAGCCAGTCAAAAGTCGGATGATTTTAACTTTGATGACTTGGAAAAACTGGTGGGGGAAATGGATAAAAAGCAGGGTTTGCCTGCTCCCAGCAAACCTAGACCTAGCCAGTCTGTTGCGCCGAAGCGTCCGATGACTAGAGGGATTCTGGAACAAACGATGAAAGTGCCAGTTAAGCAGATGGATAATCTGAGTAACTTGGTAGGGGAGTTGGTGGTTAACCGAAATACTCTGGAACAAGAACAGGAGAGGTTAAGGCAGTTTTTGGATAATTTGCTGACGCAGGTGCAGCAACTTAGTGATGTTGGCGCAAGGATGCAGGATTTGTATGAAAGGTCTTTGCTGGAGGCTTCGTTGTTGGCTTCTCGGCGGCGCGATCGCTATTACAATTCTGGTTTTAGAAGTTACGATGAGAGCGATTCTAATGGCAACGAATCATCGAATAACGAGCATTCTAACAATGTAGATTACGATCCTTTGGAAATGGATCGATTTACTTCTTTCCACACCATTTCCCAAGAAATGATTGAGTTGATTGTGCGGGTAAGAGAGTCTACGGCGGATATTGAATTTGTGACTGATGAAACTGAACAAGTTAGTCGTCAGTTCCGCCAAGTAACAACTCAATTACAAGAAGGTTTAACTAGGGCAAGAATGGTGCCGTTTGGGGAAATTGAACGAATTTTCCCGTTAATTCGTTATGTGCGGGAGAAGGCGGCGGAATTTGGTAAACAGGCAGAAATCAAGATTGAAGGGCGAGAAACGCTGATTGATAAATTGATTTTGGAACATTTTTCCGATCCGTTGAAGCATTTCGTAAATAATGCGATCGCGCACGGAATTGAAACTCCAGAAGTGCGGCAAAAAGCGGGTAAATCTCCCACTGGAAAGATTACGATTAAAGCGTTCCACCAAGGAAACCAAACCGTAATTTCTTTCTCCGATGATGGTGCTGGAATTAATGCTGAGCGCGTTAAGATTAAGGCGATAGAAAAAGGCTTGATACCCCGCAATAATGCCGAAAATATGTCTCGCCAAGAACTCTACCAACTGATTTATCATCCGGGTTTTAGTACCAAGGATGAGGCAGATTTACTCTCTGGTAAAGGTGTGGGAATGGATGTGGTTCTGACCTCTTTAAGTGAAATTAGAGGCACAATTACTACTGACTCTAATGAAGGTAAAGGTACGGTTTTTACCATTCGTTTGCCACTGACTTTGAGTATTTGTAAAGCACTTTGTTGTTTGAGTGACAAAGCGAGAATTGCCTTCCCAATGGACGGTGTGGAAGATGCTTTAGATATACCCAGAGATCGGATTCAAATTAATGCTGAAGGTAAACCTTGTATTCCTTGGCGCGACACAACTTTACCCTTTAAACCACTCAGCGAATTGTTGACTTACAATCGGCAATTAGGTCGGGCTGGTGTGTATGGTGGGAATAAAGAAGAAGATGTAATTTCGATCGTGGTTTTGCGGAGTCCTAACAATTTAATTGCTTTGCAAGTCGATCAAGTTTTGGGCGAACAGGAAATTGTAATTAAGCAATTGGAAGAACCTATTCCTAAACCTTTGGGTATTGCTGGTGCGACAGTCCAAGGGGATGGGCGAATTATGCCGATCGCTGATGTACTAGAATTAGTTGACCTGTCACTCGGACTCATTCGCAATGAAAGCGGAAAATTCTGGGATCAAGATACCAATGCTACTTTAGTACCCGAACAACCCAAGTCAGATCCTACTGTATTAATCATTGACGACTCAATTACAGTTCGAGAATTGTTGTCCATGACATTTAACAAGACTGGCTACCGAGTTGAACAAGCCCGCGATGGTCAAGAAGCTTGGGATAAACTAAAATCTGGTCTGCCTTGCGATATCATTTTCTGTGATATTGAAATGCCCAGAATGGACGGTTTAGAATTACTTTCTCGTCTGCAAAAAGACCCAGAATTAAATCATTTGCCAGTGGCAATGTTAACTTCTCGCGGTGCAGATAAACATCGTCAAATGGCAATTCAATTAGGCGCAAGCGGCTATTTTACTAAGCCTTATCTCGAAGATTCGCTGTTAGATGCAGCATCAAGAATGTTGAAAGGTGAGAAGTTAGTTAGTAGCAATGTTAGTGCTTAA
- a CDS encoding SIR2 family NAD-dependent protein deacylase, with protein MSELISIDFSRYTNIVVLTGAGISVASGLPTFRGAGSIGEESSTKKYTSVQAIEEDPAGFWHYFSHFRKTASQATPNAAHIALAHVEHQLRTDQSFTLITQNVDGLHQRAGSHNIIELHGNVHRTRCTFSDCTLEPYSEENLYTDSLPECPLCGHLLRPDIVLFGEYLSALADWKSKRSLRECDLFLAVGTSGLVFPAANFVRSAAYVGARTIIVNLEPINPPNPYFQEEYLGRAEEILPQLLGNTQDREKTN; from the coding sequence ATGAGTGAGCTTATTTCGATCGATTTTTCCAGATATACAAATATTGTTGTGTTAACTGGGGCAGGGATTTCGGTAGCATCAGGACTGCCTACCTTTCGTGGTGCTGGTAGTATAGGTGAAGAATCTTCTACAAAAAAATATACATCTGTTCAGGCGATCGAAGAAGATCCGGCAGGTTTCTGGCATTACTTTAGCCACTTCCGCAAAACTGCTTCTCAAGCTACCCCGAATGCAGCACATATCGCACTTGCCCATGTGGAACATCAACTTCGTACCGACCAGTCTTTCACTTTAATTACTCAGAATGTAGATGGATTACATCAGCGGGCGGGGAGTCACAATATTATCGAACTGCATGGAAACGTACACAGGACAAGGTGTACCTTTTCTGATTGTACTTTGGAGCCGTACTCGGAAGAGAATTTGTATACAGATTCCCTTCCTGAATGTCCTTTGTGTGGTCATCTGCTGCGCCCAGATATTGTGTTGTTTGGCGAGTACCTTTCAGCACTAGCAGACTGGAAATCAAAGCGATCGCTCCGTGAATGCGACCTATTTCTTGCAGTTGGCACATCAGGCTTAGTATTTCCCGCTGCTAACTTTGTCAGGTCAGCAGCTTATGTTGGCGCAAGAACGATAATAGTAAATCTTGAACCAATAAATCCACCCAATCCATATTTCCAAGAAGAATACCTGGGACGCGCCGAAGAAATTTTGCCACAACTGTTAGGAAATACCCAAGATCGGGAAAAAACTAATTGA
- a CDS encoding prolyl oligopeptidase family serine peptidase — MTDSTWSFNYPKSTKIDVVDDYHGTKVADPYRWLEDPDSEETKAWVEAQNEVTYGYLNEIPVRETLKERLTKLWDYEKYSIPFKKGDRYFYFKNDGLQNQSVLYTLTSLDGEPKELLDPNKLSPDGTVALSGIAITEDGNLMAYGLSSSGSDWQEWKVRNVETGEDLSDSLKWIKFSGAAWTTDNQGFFYSRYDEPNEVTKLEDVNYYQKLFYHRVGTTQSDDVLIYHRPDQKEWGFSGDVTEDGKYLIINVWRGTDPKNLLFYKDLTDPNAEVVELINEFEASYNLIDNDGKIFWFLTDLDAPKRKVIAIDINNTAKENWQEIIPETEEVLESVGLLNNQFVTDYLKDARSQIKIFGLKGDFVREVELPGIGSAGGFGGKRYDTETFYSFTSFTFPTIIYRYNMVTGESTIFRQPNVDFNPEDYETKQVFYSSKDGTKVPMFITHKKGLELKGNLPTYLYGYGGFGVSLTPSFSVGLLVWLELGGVYAIPNLRGGGEYGEEWHLAGSKLNKQNVFDDFIAAAEWLIENKYTCAEKLAIAGGSNGGLLVGACMTQRPDLFAAALPAVGVMDMLRFHKFTIGWAWCSEYGSPENPEEFPLLYGYSPLHNLKPGTTYPATLITTADHDDRVVPAHSFKFAAALQEVHKGNNPVFIRIETKAGHGAGKPTAKIIEEIADRWAFLVRTLGIEVA; from the coding sequence ATGACTGATTCTACTTGGTCTTTTAATTATCCGAAAAGCACCAAAATTGACGTAGTTGATGATTATCACGGTACGAAAGTTGCCGATCCTTATCGTTGGTTAGAAGATCCTGATTCAGAGGAAACTAAAGCTTGGGTAGAAGCACAAAATGAAGTAACTTATGGCTATCTTAACGAAATTCCTGTTAGAGAAACCCTCAAAGAACGCTTGACTAAACTTTGGGATTATGAAAAATATAGCATTCCTTTTAAAAAGGGCGATCGATATTTTTATTTTAAAAATGATGGCCTGCAAAATCAAAGCGTACTCTACACTTTAACTTCTCTTGATGGCGAACCCAAAGAACTACTCGATCCGAATAAACTTTCCCCAGATGGGACAGTTGCACTTTCGGGAATTGCGATTACTGAAGATGGTAATTTAATGGCTTATGGTTTGTCTTCTTCTGGTTCAGATTGGCAAGAATGGAAAGTGCGAAATGTGGAAACTGGGGAAGATTTATCAGATAGTTTAAAGTGGATTAAATTTTCTGGCGCTGCTTGGACTACAGATAATCAAGGGTTTTTCTACAGTCGCTACGATGAACCAAATGAAGTAACTAAATTAGAAGATGTTAACTATTACCAAAAACTCTTTTATCATCGCGTAGGAACTACCCAATCAGACGATGTTTTAATTTATCATCGTCCAGACCAAAAAGAATGGGGATTCAGTGGCGATGTCACTGAAGACGGCAAATATTTAATTATTAATGTTTGGCGGGGGACCGATCCGAAAAATCTGCTTTTTTACAAAGATTTAACCGATCCAAATGCTGAGGTAGTTGAACTAATTAATGAGTTTGAAGCTAGTTATAATTTGATTGATAATGATGGCAAAATTTTCTGGTTTCTCACTGATTTAGATGCACCAAAGAGAAAGGTAATTGCCATTGATATTAACAACACAGCTAAGGAAAATTGGCAAGAGATTATCCCCGAAACTGAGGAAGTTTTAGAAAGTGTAGGTTTACTTAATAATCAATTTGTCACTGATTATTTAAAAGATGCTCGCAGTCAAATTAAAATCTTTGGATTAAAGGGTGATTTTGTTCGGGAAGTTGAGTTACCGGGAATTGGTTCTGCGGGTGGTTTTGGGGGAAAACGTTATGACACGGAAACTTTCTATAGTTTTACCAGTTTCACTTTTCCCACAATTATTTACCGTTACAATATGGTGACAGGGGAAAGTACCATTTTTCGCCAACCAAATGTGGATTTTAACCCGGAAGATTACGAAACTAAACAGGTGTTTTATAGCAGTAAAGATGGGACGAAAGTTCCCATGTTTATTACTCACAAAAAAGGTTTGGAGTTAAAAGGAAATTTACCAACTTATCTCTACGGTTATGGTGGTTTTGGTGTTTCTTTAACTCCAAGTTTTTCTGTAGGTTTGTTGGTTTGGTTGGAGTTGGGTGGAGTTTATGCGATTCCTAATTTGCGGGGTGGTGGTGAGTATGGGGAAGAATGGCATTTAGCGGGAAGTAAATTAAATAAACAAAATGTGTTTGATGATTTCATTGCGGCGGCGGAATGGTTAATAGAAAATAAGTATACTTGTGCGGAGAAATTAGCGATCGCAGGTGGTAGCAATGGCGGTTTGTTAGTGGGGGCTTGTATGACGCAGCGCCCGGATTTATTTGCGGCGGCTTTACCTGCTGTTGGTGTGATGGATATGCTACGTTTTCATAAGTTTACTATTGGTTGGGCTTGGTGTTCGGAGTATGGTTCGCCAGAAAATCCAGAAGAATTTCCGCTACTTTATGGTTACTCTCCGTTGCATAATTTAAAACCTGGTACTACTTATCCTGCTACTTTAATTACTACCGCAGATCATGACGATCGCGTAGTTCCCGCCCATAGTTTTAAATTCGCGGCGGCGTTACAAGAAGTACACAAAGGTAATAACCCTGTGTTTATTCGCATTGAAACAAAAGCTGGACATGGTGCCGGAAAACCAACTGCTAAAATAATCGAAGAAATTGCCGATCGTTGGGCGTTTTTGGTGCGAACTTTGGGAATAGAAGTAGCCTAA